The following are from one region of the Coffea eugenioides isolate CCC68of chromosome 2, Ceug_1.0, whole genome shotgun sequence genome:
- the LOC113753758 gene encoding probable plastid-lipid-associated protein 14, chloroplastic isoform X2, producing the protein MMELIGICCSSLSPECAVELLPSRFSFINSSPTPSHHRRRHHHHHLFRRPPIHATTYHSFRNPPPTSATTSSTCYSPRRRSSRSKFACCSSLPRPQPPAAAAAAAAASEFQGDSGSASSSPDDSSVAAAEDDFSHVIKFNMSDFNISDRVSVGLTSRADEVIFEATVKDVNNPLYNTKVVLRRLTSAQAKRRGRRAIEVLRRLARRRLMYHSYSMQVYGYVSSSSTGDTGAFTLVHGYHGSFSLRHWLQQSDWFPTLEATLALDEDSARKVGDDTIGGPAVSRQLRLIRVLMRDLLIGVNYLHSHGLAHTELRLENLHISPVDKHIKVGILGNAADLYESCSETLNSKIDRREMMIAFDMRCVGYIMAKMVLTELMDSSVFMKFKAFLTKGNDSSCLREFLLPTIYRNSSSGNTGIQILDRNWGAGWNLLSLLLATKPSQRISCLKALRHPFLCGPRWRIDPSMDIIKWNLGSTAVRITEEYIYNQQQRRRLAHFIELMEMLNLHSKPRHWLELLPGKWRFLYSTGRHIGLTLRQPPSRVLIGDVRLTVSKASIPNANFSVVSDVEFTVIVGRDWPHNKVGVSGKLQVESFFRLKSGRRIYLDAEDSPKRFPSLTVSAEGSVLKILSSKKWKKIIPIKEFPSSLPVVKLVSGDIGLTMMLNGPLGSDVEKAQQVIHELRTQIPPEIFDLSKIVCGTYVDSRLLILRSVNGSALLFTRSCK; encoded by the exons ATGATGGAGTTGATTGGAATTTGTTGCTCAAGTCTGAGTCCGGAATGTGCTGTTGAATTACTACCCTCCCGCTTCAGCTTCATCAATTCGTCCCCAACACCTAGCCACCACCGCCgtcgtcatcatcatcatcatcttttcAGGCGGCCTCCCATCCACGCTACAACTTACCACTCCTTCCGTAATCCTCCTCCTACTAGTGCTACCACTTCTTCTACTTGTTATTCGCCCCGGCGGCGGAGCAGCAGATCAAAATTTGCCTGTTGTTCTTCGCTGCCTAGACCACAACCTCCTGCTGCTGctgccgccgccgccgccgcctcGGAATTCCAGGGGGACAGCGGCAGTGCTTCTAGTAGTCCCGATGATTCCTCCGTTGCTGCTGCGGAGGACGATTTTAGTCACGTCATCAAGTTCAACATGTCCGACTTCAACATCTCTGACCGCGTCAGCGTTGGCCTTACCAGCCGG GCGGACGAGGTTATCTTCGAAGCTACCGTCAAGGATGTTAATAA TCCATTATATAACACCAAAGTTGTGCTTCGGAGGCTCACAAGTGCTCAGGCTAAGCGCAGAGGACGGAGAGCCATAGAG GTGTTGAGGAGATTGGCTCGTCGTAGATTAATGTACCATTCTTACtcgatgcaagtttatggatatGTCTCTTCATCTTCCACTGGTGACACTGGCGCATTTACGCTAGTCCATGGG tATCATGGCAGTTTTTCTTTGAGACATTGGCTCCAACAATCTGACTGGTTTCCCACTTTGGAAGCTACTCTTGCTCTAGATGAGGATTCTGCAAGAAAAGTGGGTGACGATACTATTGGTGGGCCTGCCGTTTCTCGACAATTGCGACTTATTCGGGTTTTGATGAGGGATCTTTTGATTGGG GTCAATTACTTGCACAGCCATGGACTTGCCCATACAGAGTTGAGACTGGAAAATTTGCATATTAGCCCTGTGGATAAACATATCAAA gTGGGGATACTGGGAAATGCTGCTGATCTTTATGAGAGCTGTTCGGAGACATTAAATAGCAAAATCGATCGGCGAGAGATGATGATTGCATTTGACATGAG GTGTGTCGGGTACATTATGGCTAAAATGGTGCTGACGGAACTCATGGATTCATCGGTATTTATGAAGTTTAAAGCATTCCTCACCAAG GGAAATGATTCCTCCTGCTTGCGTGAGTTCCTATTGCCTACTATCTATAGGAATTCCTCATCTGGAAATACTGGAATCCAA ATACTTGATAGAAATTGGGGTGCAGGTTGGAACTTACTATCACTTCTCCTAGCAACCAAACCTTCACAGAGAATAAG TTGCTTAAAAGCCTTGAGACATCCTTTCTTATGTGGACCAAGATGGAGGATAGACCCGTCAATGGACATTATCAAATGGAACCTCGGTTCAACTGCAGTTCGAATAACAGAGGAGTACATTTATAACCAGCAGCAG CGGAGAAGGCTTGCCCATTTTATCGAATTAATGGAGATGTTGAATCTGCATTCAAAGCCAAGG CATTGGTTGGAATTACTTCCTGGAAAATGGCGATTTTTGTACTCCACTGGTCGGCACATTGGCTTGACCCTTCGTCAGCCTCCTAGTCGTGTTCTTATTGGCGATGTCCGCCTTACAGTGTCTAAAGCTTCAATACCAAACGCAAACTTCTCAGTTGTCTCTGATGTTGAATTTACTGTTATCGTTGGCCGTGATTGGCCACATAACAAGGTTGGAGTAAGTGGAAAACTGCAAGTGGAGTCCTTCTTTAGATTAAAATCTGGGAGAAGGATATACTTGGATGCGGAAGACTCTCCAAAAAGATTTCCATCATTAACAGTGAGTGCTGAGGGTTCCGTTCTGAAAATTTTATCCAGTAAAAAGTGGAAGAAGATCATTCCGATAAAGGAATTTCCTTCCAGCCTTCCAGTTGTAAAGCTTGTGTCTGGTGATATTGGGCTGACAATGATGCTAAATGGCCCGTTGGGTAGTGATGTTGAAAAGGCACAGCAGGTAATACATGAACTGCGCACACAAATTCCGCCTGAAATATTTGATCTTTCAAAAATTGTTTGTGGAACATACGTGGATTCTAGGTTGCTTATTCTCAGGAGTGTCAATGGGTCGGCCTTGCTCTTTACAAGGTCGTGTAAATGA
- the LOC113762576 gene encoding vesicle transport protein SFT2B, whose product MWKSILGGDEEQQQQEDNLLDEPEGLFSLSPTQRVYAFAACLLAGLVCMFLSLIVFVKPIKFALLFTFGNMLAVGSTAFLIGPGQQIRMMLDPVRIYATAIYVGCVVVALICALLIHSKILTIIAIICEICALVWYSLSYIPFARRMVSSVTIRLFDTEI is encoded by the exons ATGTGGAAGTCTATTTTAGGCGGAGACGAAGAGCAGCAGCAGCAGGAAGACAACTTGTTGGATGAACCTGAAGGCCTATTTTCACTTTCCCCCACGCAG AGGGTCTACGCATTTGCTGCCTGTTTACTAGCTGGCTTGGTTTGTATGTTCCTG TCTTTGATTGTCTTTGTCAAGCCCATCAAGTTCGCTTTGCTATTTACATTTGGCAACATGTTAGCTGTTGGAAG CACAGCCTTCCTCATTGGACCTGGGCAGCAAATAAGGATGATGCTTGATCCTGTACGCATTTATGCTACAGCCATTTATGTTGGGTGTGTTGTTGTAGCTCTAATCTGTGCTCTTCTG ATCCACAGTAAGATTTTAACGATAATAGCAATCATATGTGAGATTTGTGCCCTTGTCTG GTATAGTTTAAGCTATATTCCTTTTGCTCGAAGGATGGTTTCCTCGGTGACGATCCGTCTATTTGACACTGAAATCTAA
- the LOC113753774 gene encoding splicing factor SF3a60 homolog, translating to MSSTLLEVTRASHEEVERLERLIVKDLQTEPPTARDRLYQSHRVRNMIEQITETTNKLVEIYEDKDNARKDEIAALGGQTATGTNVFSAFYDRLKEIREYHRRHPAARVIDANDEYEQILREEPQIEFSGEEASGRYLDLHELYNDYLNSKFGERIEYTAYLDVFSQPHKIPQKLKFMRQYMEYLQKLLEYLVYFFERTEPLQDLGRIFSKVTTEFEEQWTSGNVEGWENESQENGHASDEHPVIDLGKYSTVEELIRDSEVGPEKLKKALAALGLKTGGTVEERAKRLFLTKDKPLEELDRKNFAKAFHQSDLNGVLSTPLSGKDAKEIALMEAKVSKLCDLLDENIVRTKENVVKKQALTYEEMEAEREEEEVQAESESDDEEQQIYNPLKLPMGWDGKPIPYWLYKLHGLGQEFKCEICGNYSYWGRRAYERHFKEWRHQHGMRCLGIPNTKNFNEITSIEEAKQLWERIQQRQGLNKWRPDLEEEYEDQEGNIYNKKTYTDLQRQGLI from the exons ATGTCATCGACCTTGTTGGAGGTGACGCGTGCATCGCACGAGGAGGTGGAACGGTTAGAAAGGCTTATCGTCAAGGATCTCCAGACGGAACCGCCTACCGCCAGGGACCGCCTTTACCAGAGCCACCGCGTTCGCAATATGATCGAACAAATTACTGAAACCACTAACAAACTT GTTGAGATTTATGAAGATAAAGACAATGCGAGGAAGGATGAGATTGCGGCGCTTGGTGGCCAGACTGCGACTGGGACTAACGTTTTCAGTGCATTCTATGATAGATTAAAAGAG ATTCGCGAATACCATAGACGGCATCCTGCTGCCCGTGTTATAGATGCCAATGATGAGTATGAACAGATTCTCAGAGAAGAGCCTCAAATTGAGTTTAGCGGGGAG GAAGCTTCGGGACGATACCTTGATTTGCACGAGTTGTACAATGATTATCTTAACTCTAAATTTGGAGAGAGAATTGAATACACTGCTTATCTTGATGTTTTTTCACAGCCACATAAGATTCCTCAGAAGCTCAAGTTTATGAG GCAATACATGGAATATTTGCAGAAACTATTAGAGTACCTTGTGTATTTTTTTGAGCGAACGGAACCTTTGCAAGATCTTGGCAGAATATTCTCGAAG GTTACTACAGAATTTGAAGAGCAATGGACAAGTGGCAATGTAGAAGGATGGGAGAATGAGAGTCAAGAAAATGGACACGCTTCAGACGAGCATCCTGTGATTGATCTTGGGAAATATAGTACAGTTGAAGAGTTGATCAGAGACAGCGAAGTGGGACCTGAGAAGTTAAAGAAG GCCTTGGCTGCACTGGGTCTGAAGACAGGAGGTACAGTTGAGGAGCGCGCAAAGAGGCTTTTCCTTACCAAG GATAAGCCTCTTGAAGAGTTGGACAGGAAAAATTTTGCCAAagcttttcatcaatcagatcTGAATGGTGTTCTTTCAACTCCACTGTCAGGTAAAGATGCCAAAGAGATTGCGCTGATGGAAGCCAAAGTGAGCAAGCTCTGTGACTTGTTGGATGAA AATATTGTACGGACAAAAGAAAATGTAGTGAAAAAGCAGGCTTTGACATACGAGGAAATGGAAGCAGAACGTGAAGAG GAGGAGGTACAAGCagaatctgaaagtgatgacgAGGAACAGCAGATTTATAATCCACTCAAGCTGCCCATGGGTTGGGATGGGAAACCTATACCATACTGGTTGTATAAACTTCACGGGCTTGGTCAG GAATTCAAATGTGAGATTTGTGGGAATTACAGCTACTGGGGTCGCAGAGCATATGAACGGCATTTCAAGGAATGGAGGCATCAGCATGGAATGAGATGCCTTGGTATtccaaatacaaaaaatttcaatGAGATCACATCAATTGAG GAAGCTAAGCAACTTTGGGAGAGAATCCAGCAAAGGCAGGGATTGAACAAGTGGCGCCCTGATCTTGAAGAAGAATATGAAGATCAAGAGGGTAACATCTACAACAAAAAGACATACACCGATCTGCAACGCCAGGGTCTTATTTAG
- the LOC113753758 gene encoding probable plastid-lipid-associated protein 14, chloroplastic isoform X1, whose translation MMELIGICCSSLSPECAVELLPSRFSFINSSPTPSHHRRRHHHHHLFRRPPIHATTYHSFRNPPPTSATTSSTCYSPRRRSSRSKFACCSSLPRPQPPAAAAAAAAASEFQGDSGSASSSPDDSSVAAAEDDFSHVIKFNMSDFNISDRVSVGLTSRADEVIFEATVKDVNNPLYNTKVVLRRLTSAQAKRRGRRAIEVLRRLARRRLMYHSYSMQVYGYVSSSSTGDTGAFTLVHGYHGSFSLRHWLQQSDWFPTLEATLALDEDSARKVGDDTIGGPAVSRQLRLIRVLMRDLLIGVNYLHSHGLAHTELRLENLHISPVDKHIKVGILGNAADLYESCSETLNSKIDRREMMIAFDMRCVGYIMAKMVLTELMDSSVFMKFKAFLTKGNDSSCLREFLLPTIYRNSSSGNTGIQILDRNWGAGWNLLSLLLATKPSQRISCLKALRHPFLCGPRWRIDPSMDIIKWNLGSTAVRITEEYIYNQQQRRRLAHFIELMEMLNLHSKPRVTCHWLELLPGKWRFLYSTGRHIGLTLRQPPSRVLIGDVRLTVSKASIPNANFSVVSDVEFTVIVGRDWPHNKVGVSGKLQVESFFRLKSGRRIYLDAEDSPKRFPSLTVSAEGSVLKILSSKKWKKIIPIKEFPSSLPVVKLVSGDIGLTMMLNGPLGSDVEKAQQVIHELRTQIPPEIFDLSKIVCGTYVDSRLLILRSVNGSALLFTRSCK comes from the exons ATGATGGAGTTGATTGGAATTTGTTGCTCAAGTCTGAGTCCGGAATGTGCTGTTGAATTACTACCCTCCCGCTTCAGCTTCATCAATTCGTCCCCAACACCTAGCCACCACCGCCgtcgtcatcatcatcatcatcttttcAGGCGGCCTCCCATCCACGCTACAACTTACCACTCCTTCCGTAATCCTCCTCCTACTAGTGCTACCACTTCTTCTACTTGTTATTCGCCCCGGCGGCGGAGCAGCAGATCAAAATTTGCCTGTTGTTCTTCGCTGCCTAGACCACAACCTCCTGCTGCTGctgccgccgccgccgccgcctcGGAATTCCAGGGGGACAGCGGCAGTGCTTCTAGTAGTCCCGATGATTCCTCCGTTGCTGCTGCGGAGGACGATTTTAGTCACGTCATCAAGTTCAACATGTCCGACTTCAACATCTCTGACCGCGTCAGCGTTGGCCTTACCAGCCGG GCGGACGAGGTTATCTTCGAAGCTACCGTCAAGGATGTTAATAA TCCATTATATAACACCAAAGTTGTGCTTCGGAGGCTCACAAGTGCTCAGGCTAAGCGCAGAGGACGGAGAGCCATAGAG GTGTTGAGGAGATTGGCTCGTCGTAGATTAATGTACCATTCTTACtcgatgcaagtttatggatatGTCTCTTCATCTTCCACTGGTGACACTGGCGCATTTACGCTAGTCCATGGG tATCATGGCAGTTTTTCTTTGAGACATTGGCTCCAACAATCTGACTGGTTTCCCACTTTGGAAGCTACTCTTGCTCTAGATGAGGATTCTGCAAGAAAAGTGGGTGACGATACTATTGGTGGGCCTGCCGTTTCTCGACAATTGCGACTTATTCGGGTTTTGATGAGGGATCTTTTGATTGGG GTCAATTACTTGCACAGCCATGGACTTGCCCATACAGAGTTGAGACTGGAAAATTTGCATATTAGCCCTGTGGATAAACATATCAAA gTGGGGATACTGGGAAATGCTGCTGATCTTTATGAGAGCTGTTCGGAGACATTAAATAGCAAAATCGATCGGCGAGAGATGATGATTGCATTTGACATGAG GTGTGTCGGGTACATTATGGCTAAAATGGTGCTGACGGAACTCATGGATTCATCGGTATTTATGAAGTTTAAAGCATTCCTCACCAAG GGAAATGATTCCTCCTGCTTGCGTGAGTTCCTATTGCCTACTATCTATAGGAATTCCTCATCTGGAAATACTGGAATCCAA ATACTTGATAGAAATTGGGGTGCAGGTTGGAACTTACTATCACTTCTCCTAGCAACCAAACCTTCACAGAGAATAAG TTGCTTAAAAGCCTTGAGACATCCTTTCTTATGTGGACCAAGATGGAGGATAGACCCGTCAATGGACATTATCAAATGGAACCTCGGTTCAACTGCAGTTCGAATAACAGAGGAGTACATTTATAACCAGCAGCAG CGGAGAAGGCTTGCCCATTTTATCGAATTAATGGAGATGTTGAATCTGCATTCAAAGCCAAGGGTAACTTGT CATTGGTTGGAATTACTTCCTGGAAAATGGCGATTTTTGTACTCCACTGGTCGGCACATTGGCTTGACCCTTCGTCAGCCTCCTAGTCGTGTTCTTATTGGCGATGTCCGCCTTACAGTGTCTAAAGCTTCAATACCAAACGCAAACTTCTCAGTTGTCTCTGATGTTGAATTTACTGTTATCGTTGGCCGTGATTGGCCACATAACAAGGTTGGAGTAAGTGGAAAACTGCAAGTGGAGTCCTTCTTTAGATTAAAATCTGGGAGAAGGATATACTTGGATGCGGAAGACTCTCCAAAAAGATTTCCATCATTAACAGTGAGTGCTGAGGGTTCCGTTCTGAAAATTTTATCCAGTAAAAAGTGGAAGAAGATCATTCCGATAAAGGAATTTCCTTCCAGCCTTCCAGTTGTAAAGCTTGTGTCTGGTGATATTGGGCTGACAATGATGCTAAATGGCCCGTTGGGTAGTGATGTTGAAAAGGCACAGCAGGTAATACATGAACTGCGCACACAAATTCCGCCTGAAATATTTGATCTTTCAAAAATTGTTTGTGGAACATACGTGGATTCTAGGTTGCTTATTCTCAGGAGTGTCAATGGGTCGGCCTTGCTCTTTACAAGGTCGTGTAAATGA